The genomic window AAAAGAAAAAAACAAGACTCACACAGATCCAGATCGCCTGTTTTTTGAGAAAGTATTCAGAATCCTTAAACTCTCTCCAAGCGGTGATGCTCGAAGAAGAATACATAACGCAGAGCCCCAAAAAAAGAAGAATAAAGATCGTTACAATGAGAAGAACGTCCAAGGAAGTTTTTCCCGGAACCCAGAGTTCCCTCCACTTCCTTCCGATAGAATCGATCATTGGATTTTGAGAGTCGATAAGGAGATGATCGCGAGGATGACCGCGATGATCCAAAATCGAATTACGATCTTGGTCTCTTTCAATCCTCCCAATTCAAAGTGATGATGCAGAGGAGCCATCTTGAAGATTCTTTTTCCCGTAAGTTTAAAAGAACCCACTTGAAGAATCACGGAAAGAGCTTCGCTGACAAAGATCGCTCCCAGAATCAAAAGAAGAATCTCCTTCTTCAAAAGGATCACGACCATACCCAAAGTCGCCCCTAAAAAAAGAGAACCCGTGTCTCCCATAAAAACCTGCGCGGGATGCGCGTTGAACCAGAGAAATCCGAGAAGGGCTCCGGCAAGCGCGGATAAGAATACCGAATATTCGTGAGCGCCAGGGAGATAAGGAATGTTGAGATAGTTCGCGACGATCGGGGTTCCCGAAAAATAAGCGATGATTCCTAACGTAACAACGGCGATCGCAACGGTCCCGGTCGCGAGTCCGTCGAGTCCGTCCGTCAAATTCACGGCGTGAGAAGAACCGATGATCACAATGATCGAAAAAGGAATCGCAAGAAGTCCGAGAGCAAGAACAGGTCCTTTCACGAAGGGAAAAAACAAATCCGTCAGTTGGAAGGGAATTTTACCGGAATGTCCCGGAGGAGTATGACCCGTATAATAAAAGAATAATATACAAAATCCGAGAGAAATCAGAATCGAAAGAAGAAACTTGGTTCGCGCACGCATCCCGCCTTTGATTTTTTTAACCGATTTCATATAATCGTCCGCGAAACCGAGAGCGGAGAAAAAGAGAGAAAAAACGGCGAGCAACACGATGTTCGGATTTTTAAGATTCCCCCAAAGGAGAACGGAAAGAAGAAGAGAACCGATGATCAGAAGACCTCCCATCGTTGGCGTCCCTTTTTTCGCTTCGTGGGATTTCGGGCCGTCGTCCCGAACGGACTCTCTGAACTTGAGTCCGTATAAAAAGTCGATCACACGATGACCGAACCAGAACGTAACCAACATCGAAGTCAATCCCGCCATCAAAGCGCGAAACGTAACGTAACTAAAAATACGAAGGGAATCCAGATGGTTGAAGTAAAGATCGTAGAGATAATAAAACATGTACCCGTCCTAGTTTCAAAAAAAAGGAGTGTTCTTTATTTGTATCGGAGAATTTTAAAAAAGACCGAAGGCTTTTTGAACCTGCTCGACGTCGCTGAAGTGACGTTTTTCCTTTCCGATGATCTGGTATTCTTCGTGCCCCTTTCCTGCGACCAGTAGACAACCGCCTTCCGGCAAAACCGCCACACCTTCCGCGATCGCCTTAGCCCGGTCCACTTCTCTCAGGAGCGGAACAAAACCTTTGGAAAAGCCGGTTTGAATTTCATCCAAGATCGACTCCGGCTCCTCTGTCCTCGGATTATCAGAGGTAAGAATGACCTGATCCGAAAGTTCTTCCGCGATCCGCGCCATCTTCGGACGTTTGGTACGGTCCCGATCTCCCCCACAACCGAAGAGAGTGATCAGTTGTTTCGGTTTCGAATCTCGGACACTTCGGATAATATTTTCCAGAGCGTCCGGCGTATGAGCGTAATCGACCACTGCCATTCGAGAACGGTCCTTGCTGTAGACGATTTGGAAACGTCCGGGGATCTGCGGAACTCTTTCCAAAGAAGAAGACATCTTTTGAGGGTCCAAGCCGAGCCTGATTCCGGTAATCCAAGCAAGGGCCGTATTGCGAACGTTAAACGAACCCAGAAGATTCGTATGGATCAGATGAGAATGCCCGCCCTCCGTCAAAGTATAGGAAGTGCCTTGAAGATTCAAGGACGGACCCTCGACCTTCCATTCTCCGCGAGGACCGTCTAACGCACTCGCTTGTAAACTCGGAAGGCGCGATTGGATTTTTTCCAAAAGCTCTTTTCCACCCGGTGAAATATAATCGAGAACGGCAAACGAAGAAGGGAAAGAATCCAAAATTTCAAAAAGACGAAACTTACTTTCAAAATAATCTTCCATATTCGGATGAAAGTCGAGATGGTCTTGTGTAAGATTGGTGAAGACGCCCGCCTTCAGAGAAATTCCGTTCATCCTTCCGAGCTTGAGACCGTGAGAACTCGCTTCCATAAAAACGGTGTCCACTCCCTGTTCCTTCATTTCCTTGAGAATCAGATTGAGAGAAGAAGCGTCCGGCGTCGTATAACCCGTGTCGATCAGTCGATCTCCGAATTTGACACCAATCGTCCCAATCAAACCGCAGTTGCGTCCCTGTTCTTTCGCTAATGCGAAAAGAATGTTCGTAAGAGAAGTCTTTCCGTTCGTTCCGGTGACAGCGACAATCTCCAACTCTTTCGAAGGATGACCGAGAAGAAAGGAAGCGATTCTGCCTTGGAGTTGTTCGGGATCGATTTCGGTTTCTAAAACGATCTTAGAATCCGGAATTACGATCGAAGAAGAGTTCCGAATCAAGATCACGGAAGCCTTCGTATTGGAAATATATTCTTCTTTTTTGGAATTTAGAGAATCGGAGACGCAGAAGATATCTTCTAAGTTTGTCTTTCGAGAATCGGATTGGATATAACCGAGTTCGATTCCTTCGGAAGATTTTTCCTTGGGAACGGATCTTAGTTTGAGTTCAGGAAATTCATGGAGAAGCTGGGTTAACTTCATTCTCGTCTTCATTTTTTTCAGGAGGTAGGTTTAGAGTTATGATTCGATCTCCCACCGTGATGGGAAGATAGTTGTATGTTTTTCTATAAAGAGTTTCTATTCTTCTTGCGGAAGTATAAGTAGCGACTCCGATTTTTAAGTCGTCGTTCTTTTTGATCTGTTTGATCTTTTCGCCGGTGGCGATGCTGATCTCTCGATTGAGTCTTGCGACTTGAACGTTTTGCCAGACGTAGAGAAAAAAAAGACTTAGGAAAAGGGTCACCTTTCCCAGATTCAAAAAAAGAATTCCGAGGTCCTTCCATACCGGGTTTTCCAACAAGGCATTGATCTTAGACATCTGATTCTTCCTCTTCCTCGAAATCTTCCTTTCTATATTTCTTATCGACCGATTTCGTTTTTTTGAGCACTCTCAATTTTGCGGAACGGGAGGCCGGATTCTCCCTCGTTTCGTCTTCGGAAGGAAGAATCGGTTTTTTTGTAAGAAGAGTAAAACCGTTTTCCTTCGCATAATCTCGGAGCGCATTTTTTACGATTCGATCTTCGAGAGAATGAAACGAGATCACTTGAATCACTCCGTCTTTTCGTAAAAGATCGAGAAGAGACTTCAGACCGGTTTCGATATGAGAGAGTTCTTGGTTGACTTCGATACGAAGCGCTTGAAAGATCCGAGTCGCCGGATGTCTTCCCGGTGGCCAAAACTTTCGAGGAATGATTTTGGAAATGAGTTCGGCCAATTCTCCGGAAGTTGTGATCGGATTGTGTTTTCTTCGATCGATGATCACTTCGGCGATTTTTTTGGACCAACGTTCTTCGCCGTATGTATAAAAAATATTTAAGAGTTTGTCCTTTGGATACGTGTTGAGAACATCTTCCGCGCTCAAGCCCCTATCCGGAGAAAGTCTCATGTCGAGCGGTTCGGATTCTCGAAAACTAAAACCTCTTCCGGAATGAAAAAGATGGAACGTGGAAATTCCAAGATCCAGAAGAATTCCTTGGGGACCCTCTTCCACGCCGTGCGTTTTTAAAAGTTCCGAGTTGATATCCGAAAAGTTTGTTTCGATCGGAATCACTCTTTCTTTGAATTCGGAAAGACGCTCGCTCGCACGAGATAACATGACCGAATCCCGATCGCAGAGAATGACTTTCGAATTGGGAAATTCTTGTAAGAAGAGAAGACTATGTCCGCCTTCACCGGCGGTTCCATCTAAGAAAAGAATGGATTCTTCTTTTGAAAAATTCTCCTGAAAGATCCGGAGAATATCCTTTCCTTGAACTGAATAGTGAACCGGTTCCAATGTCTTTCCATCCTTTTTCGAAGATCCGGTCCTGCAAGGAGATTCTAAGGAAGATCCGTCAAACCGCCCGCGTTGAGAACGTTGGAATAACCTTTGGATTGAAGCGTCTTGAGGCCTTCCTGACTGCGGCGACCCGAACGACAGTACAAGACGATCTTACGATCGAGTGGACCGAATTCTTCAAGGCGAGAAGAAATCTGATCCAGAGGAATGTTCACTGCATTCGTATAATGACCGCTTTCGAATTCCTGCGGAGTTCGAACATCCACAACGAGTGCGTTCCCGGAAATCCATTCTCCGACCTTATTTTTATCCGTTGCTTCTTTTGTCTTTGCACAGAAAATCTGAAAGATCAATCCGATGATCAGGATGGAAAGAATCGACTTCCGTTTTAACAAGAATCCTTTTCGATTTTTAATTTGATGGTTCATCACTTCCTTCCTTTCGCAATCGCTCCGTGTAAATTCGGGTTCTTAATTGTTTTATTAGAATCTAGTTTTCTCGGACCACACAAAATGTCTTATCTAAAAATCGATGAAAAACGCTCTTTCCGATTCGCAAATCTATTTTTTGAAGAATTCTGTCCACCGAGGAATCAACTCGGATTCTCCAAATGGAATTCTGGACAAGGATACGATCACTTTTCCTTTCCTTCCGGCGCGCTAATTTTTTGACAGCTCCGATGACCCGAATAATTTAGGGCCAATGGAAGAATCCAATTCTACTCAATGGGACGAACCCAGGAAAAATCTTTTTTCCATTCACAAACTGGATTACGCAAGAGGAAAAAGGCCCGAAGTAGATTGTATTCTTTGCGGAATCTGTAGAAAAGATCCGGACGTTCCCAATCTTACCGTCTCCGAAACCGATCACACGATCGTTTCCGTAAATTTATATCCGTACAATCCCGGTCATTTGATGATCTTTCCAAAAAGACATATCCTCGCTTACGAAGAGATGACCGCACAGGAAGCTCTGGAAATTCACGAAGGCGCTTCCAAGGCGATTCGGATTCTTAAAAAACTTTGGAACGTCCAAGGATTCAATCTTGGTTACAATATCGGGAAAAACGCAGGCGGTTCGATTCCGCATATCCACCAGCATATCGTCCCGAGGTTTCCGAACGAGGCCGGCTTTTTGGACGTATTAGCAAATTCAAGAATTGTAATCTACGAACCCTACGAAATGCAGAAGGAATGGATTCGGATCTGGAAAGAATTTTCGTAAGAATCGATTCTTTCCGTTAGACGACCGGCTTTTTCTGATAGATCGTGTGTCCTAAGAACTTGTAACTTTCCGAAATGCCGAATAACGTTTCCGAATGTCCTATGATCAAAAGCCCTCTGTCTTTCAGAACCTTTTCGAAGTTTTCGAATATTTTCTTCTGAGTCGGCTTGTCGAAGTAGATGATTACGTTTCTACAAAAAATGCAGTCCAGCTTATCCGGAATCGGATACGGAGTTTCCAAAAGATTCACCTTTCTAAAATCGATCAGAGTCTTGAGTTCCGGTTTCGCATGATAGGTAATCTCGTCTCGTTCGGAATCCCTGACCTTGATAAAATATTTGTTCTTTAACTTTTCGTCAACGGGGAGAAGGCGTTCCTCTCTGTAAATTCCTTCTTTCGCGGTATTGATCACGTTGGTATCGATATCCGACGCGTAGATCTTGATATCCCACCCCGGTTTGAAGGCGAAGTATTCGAGACAAGTCATCGCGATCGTATACGGTTCTTCTCCCGTCGAACACGCGCTAGACCAAATTCTAAGGATTTTTTTCCCGTTCTTCGCGGCCTTCTCTTCGACAGACGGAAAAAAGGTATCTCTCAGAAATTCGAAGTGATGATTTTCCCGATAAAAGTCGGTCTTGTTCGTTGTGATTCTGTTGATGAGTTCCGTGAGTTCACTGCTAAAAAAGGCGTGATCGGCCCGAAGTCTACCGATATAATCGGAAACCGTTTTTAAGCCGAAATGCCTCGCTCGTCCGTTGAGGCGGGATTGGACCATAATCTTCTTATGGTCCGCCAAAAAAATTCCTGTCTCTTTGTACATAAGAGATTTTACGAATTGAAAATCTTCATCGGAAATCGCGTTCAGGCCGGACTGAATATCTGTCATGGTAAAGATGTTTTATAGAGCACCGAAAACTCTGTCAAGAGATACAAGTTTCAAAATTTGCTTTAGACGATGAGAAACATGTACCGTTTCCACGTCGATTCCCAAACTACGAACCCGATTTACAAAGCTCAGCAACACTCCCAAGGCCACGGAAGAAATGACCTCTATATTGGAGAAGTCGAGAACGATGCAAGTTGGATCCTCTTTCAGAAAGGAATTGAGATAATTTCTTAGTTCCTCGTGTTCCAAAGTTAGGTCGTTCAATTTTAAAGATATGTAAACTTTCTCATTGAAAACCATTGATCAAATTAGACGATATAAAAAATAGAATTCAACCCTAATATTTTTGAGAGAAATATGGAACCCTTTGAAAGAGAACAAGACGATTCGGACGGATTTTCGGCCAGATTTGAGACCTCCGATCCGATTTTACTTTCAATCGTAAAATCGTTTTTGGACGCGAACGGGATCCACTACTTTGTCACCGGCGAGGAATTATTTTTCCTCGAAGGAGCCGCGGTTCCCGCGGCGTCCCACTGCGCGATCGTTTATCTGATGGATCAGGACTACCCGATCTTGAAAGAGTTTTTAGAAAGAGAGAATCATTGAAAATAGGAATCGTTAAACATCTAAATGCAAGACCCTTAACATGGGGTTTCGAAAAGGATTCAAAGAACCGAATCGTTCCCGATAACCCGGCACTACTCAAAGACTATTTATTGAAAGGCGAGATCGACTTAGGTTTAATTTCTTCGATAGAATGTATTCGAAATCGGGAAATTCTCAACGCGTATCAAACCACCGGAGTTTGTGCCAGAGAAAAGGTTCGATCCATTCTTTTCTTTAAGAATTTAAAGGAGGAATACCCTCCCAAGGTCATTCTTACCGATAACGGTTCCAAAACGAGCATGGCTTTGGTCCGGGTTTTGGTTCACGAGGAATCCGGAAAGATCCCGGATGTGATCCCGACCGATTCTAAAATCATTCAAGAACAAATCGAAAACGGAATCGGCTCGCATATGCTTTTTGGAGACAATGCTCTATTAGCAAAATGGAATGCGGAATTTTACGAAGTCCGCGACCTGGCCCGGTGGTGGAACCAGATCACGGATCTCGGTTTCATCTTCGCGCTCTGGGCGAGCAAAAAACCGCTCCAAGTAGAGGAATCACTTTTGATACAATCTTTGGAATACGGAATCACTCATATCGAAGAAATCATTTCGCAAGAATCTCGACTTCCGGAAACGGTCGTGAGAGAATATCTGACAAAGGAACTTCATTACAGGGTAACGGAAGAAGATCGAAAAGGTTTTCTTCTTTTTGGGGAAAAGTGCAAGGACCTCGATCTTTTGTAGAAATGAAAGTGAAGTTCGATTTAAAAGCGACCGTTTCCTTTGGATAAAACTACCGAGAGGAACATAGGACCGAAAAAAAGTTCCATCGGAACGGGGATCAATGGGAAAGAACATTAGAAAAGAAGAATTCGATTTTTACCATCCCTTGAGAGTGCGTTACGCGGAGTCCGATCCGCAAGGGATCGTCTTCAACGCGAATTATCTGACCTACTTCGACGTGGCGATCACAGAATATTTTCGAAACTGCGGACTTCCTTACGGAGAATTGAACTCTAAATTTCAAGCGGACTTTCACGTAATCCACTGTGAAATCGACTACAAGAGTCCGGCCCGTTTTGACGAAGAAATTCAAATTTACTTGAAGGGAAGCGTATCGGGTGTAAAAGTTTTTTGGGACCTCGCTATTTTTCGGGAAAGTGAATTACTCTGTTCCGGAAAACTCGTTTACGCTTGTGTAGATTCCAAATCGGGAAGCCTAAAAAAAGTCGATTCGGAACTTGCAACTTTTCTAAAGTGGACTCCGAAAGTTTCATCCTCACAGGAAACGTGATCTCCGGTTTACTTGTTGTCTTGGACTAGGTAGGAATTCAGAAGAGCGGATTTTTCCGAAAAATGGTTGTGCCGGGCTTGAAGTCCGTTTTGAAGTATACTTTTTGCGGACGTGATTTTTTGGAACGGATTCCCGAGAAATGAATCGCCTCTTTTCCGGAGTTACATGAATTCTTAAGAAATACTTCCTAACTTCCTAATATTCTTTCCTATTCGATCTTTTCGAAAAGATTCCATTCTTCTTCCGTACGCGCTCCAAATTCTTCTTTTTCCCCGCGCATCCATTCATAGGCTTGGGCCTTATATTTCTTCGCTTCCGAATGATTTCCAATTCGATACGAATTGATCGCAAGACCGGCTAGAAGGTTTTGCTGAAAACGTTTGCATTCTTCGGTCATTCTCGCCAGGCATTGTTTGAGAAGAATTTTTCCGGTTTCGACCGCAAGAGAAGGATCCGGTTCGATTTCTTTCAAGTCGGGATCGGCGAGCATATAAGAGCTGATAAAATAATCCCTCCTTTCCATCTTTCCTATGGATCGGAGAATACATCGTTTCCAATCGGAGACGTTCGAAGTCCTTAAATACTCGCGAAGATCGGCGCGGAAGAGGGAAAAGAAATCGGGATAAG from Leptospira stimsonii includes these protein-coding regions:
- the mraY gene encoding phospho-N-acetylmuramoyl-pentapeptide-transferase, which translates into the protein MFYYLYDLYFNHLDSLRIFSYVTFRALMAGLTSMLVTFWFGHRVIDFLYGLKFRESVRDDGPKSHEAKKGTPTMGGLLIIGSLLLSVLLWGNLKNPNIVLLAVFSLFFSALGFADDYMKSVKKIKGGMRARTKFLLSILISLGFCILFFYYTGHTPPGHSGKIPFQLTDLFFPFVKGPVLALGLLAIPFSIIVIIGSSHAVNLTDGLDGLATGTVAIAVVTLGIIAYFSGTPIVANYLNIPYLPGAHEYSVFLSALAGALLGFLWFNAHPAQVFMGDTGSLFLGATLGMVVILLKKEILLLILGAIFVSEALSVILQVGSFKLTGKRIFKMAPLHHHFELGGLKETKIVIRFWIIAVILAIISLSTLKIQ
- a CDS encoding UDP-N-acetylmuramoyl-L-alanyl-D-glutamate--2,6-diaminopimelate ligase, with product MKLTQLLHEFPELKLRSVPKEKSSEGIELGYIQSDSRKTNLEDIFCVSDSLNSKKEEYISNTKASVILIRNSSSIVIPDSKIVLETEIDPEQLQGRIASFLLGHPSKELEIVAVTGTNGKTSLTNILFALAKEQGRNCGLIGTIGVKFGDRLIDTGYTTPDASSLNLILKEMKEQGVDTVFMEASSHGLKLGRMNGISLKAGVFTNLTQDHLDFHPNMEDYFESKFRLFEILDSFPSSFAVLDYISPGGKELLEKIQSRLPSLQASALDGPRGEWKVEGPSLNLQGTSYTLTEGGHSHLIHTNLLGSFNVRNTALAWITGIRLGLDPQKMSSSLERVPQIPGRFQIVYSKDRSRMAVVDYAHTPDALENIIRSVRDSKPKQLITLFGCGGDRDRTKRPKMARIAEELSDQVILTSDNPRTEEPESILDEIQTGFSKGFVPLLREVDRAKAIAEGVAVLPEGGCLLVAGKGHEEYQIIGKEKRHFSDVEQVQKAFGLF
- the rsmH gene encoding 16S rRNA (cytosine(1402)-N(4))-methyltransferase RsmH; translated protein: MEPVHYSVQGKDILRIFQENFSKEESILFLDGTAGEGGHSLLFLQEFPNSKVILCDRDSVMLSRASERLSEFKERVIPIETNFSDINSELLKTHGVEEGPQGILLDLGISTFHLFHSGRGFSFRESEPLDMRLSPDRGLSAEDVLNTYPKDKLLNIFYTYGEERWSKKIAEVIIDRRKHNPITTSGELAELISKIIPRKFWPPGRHPATRIFQALRIEVNQELSHIETGLKSLLDLLRKDGVIQVISFHSLEDRIVKNALRDYAKENGFTLLTKKPILPSEDETRENPASRSAKLRVLKKTKSVDKKYRKEDFEEEEESDV
- a CDS encoding rhodanese-like domain-containing protein produces the protein MNHQIKNRKGFLLKRKSILSILIIGLIFQIFCAKTKEATDKNKVGEWISGNALVVDVRTPQEFESGHYTNAVNIPLDQISSRLEEFGPLDRKIVLYCRSGRRSQEGLKTLQSKGYSNVLNAGGLTDLP
- a CDS encoding HIT family protein; this encodes MEESNSTQWDEPRKNLFSIHKLDYARGKRPEVDCILCGICRKDPDVPNLTVSETDHTIVSVNLYPYNPGHLMIFPKRHILAYEEMTAQEALEIHEGASKAIRILKKLWNVQGFNLGYNIGKNAGGSIPHIHQHIVPRFPNEAGFLDVLANSRIVIYEPYEMQKEWIRIWKEFS
- a CDS encoding CheR family methyltransferase, which encodes MTDIQSGLNAISDEDFQFVKSLMYKETGIFLADHKKIMVQSRLNGRARHFGLKTVSDYIGRLRADHAFFSSELTELINRITTNKTDFYRENHHFEFLRDTFFPSVEEKAAKNGKKILRIWSSACSTGEEPYTIAMTCLEYFAFKPGWDIKIYASDIDTNVINTAKEGIYREERLLPVDEKLKNKYFIKVRDSERDEITYHAKPELKTLIDFRKVNLLETPYPIPDKLDCIFCRNVIIYFDKPTQKKIFENFEKVLKDRGLLIIGHSETLFGISESYKFLGHTIYQKKPVV
- a CDS encoding STAS domain-containing protein — protein: MVFNEKVYISLKLNDLTLEHEELRNYLNSFLKEDPTCIVLDFSNIEVISSVALGVLLSFVNRVRSLGIDVETVHVSHRLKQILKLVSLDRVFGAL
- a CDS encoding putative signal transducing protein: MEPFEREQDDSDGFSARFETSDPILLSIVKSFLDANGIHYFVTGEELFFLEGAAVPAASHCAIVYLMDQDYPILKEFLERENH
- a CDS encoding menaquinone biosynthetic enzyme MqnA/MqnD family protein, encoding MKIGIVKHLNARPLTWGFEKDSKNRIVPDNPALLKDYLLKGEIDLGLISSIECIRNREILNAYQTTGVCAREKVRSILFFKNLKEEYPPKVILTDNGSKTSMALVRVLVHEESGKIPDVIPTDSKIIQEQIENGIGSHMLFGDNALLAKWNAEFYEVRDLARWWNQITDLGFIFALWASKKPLQVEESLLIQSLEYGITHIEEIISQESRLPETVVREYLTKELHYRVTEEDRKGFLLFGEKCKDLDLL
- a CDS encoding acyl-CoA thioesterase codes for the protein MGKNIRKEEFDFYHPLRVRYAESDPQGIVFNANYLTYFDVAITEYFRNCGLPYGELNSKFQADFHVIHCEIDYKSPARFDEEIQIYLKGSVSGVKVFWDLAIFRESELLCSGKLVYACVDSKSGSLKKVDSELATFLKWTPKVSSSQET